From the genome of Terriglobales bacterium:
ACCAGAGCGGTGCCGTAGTTCTTGATTGCGTCAGCTCGTGCGATCTCCGGCTTCTTGTCTGGATCGACGTACTCAACGTGAATCTTCGGCGAGAGGTTCTGATACTGCTCAAGCAGATCCTTGGCGCTCTGGAAGCGCGTGGACTGGTCGAAGTAGGTGATGGTTGCGTCCTGCTTCAGACCTTTGACGATCTTCGCCGTCTGCTCGGACAGGCTATATCTCTTGTTAGCTGTGCCATCGTAAGTTTTGTTGTAGCGGTCGGCAAGCACGTTGGCGACCGCGACGATGGCAATGACGACGAGAATGTAAACCGTCGCATAAGCGACATATTTGGTTTGACGTGCTTTAAGAAGCGATGCGTTCACTTACGACCTCCAGCGCAGCGATTCCATCGAGCGCGCAGTGAAGAACAAACCAATCAGGATGAGGGTGGCGTAGTAGACGGCATCTTTAAGCTCGAGCACGCCTCGCGCAAACGACTCAAAGTGCACCGTTACTGACATGTATGAAAGCACTTTGGCCCACGTTGCCGTTTCGTAACTCGTCCACTCGAAAACCCAGAACATCAGGCAAATAGCGAAGGTTGCTGCTCCGGCGATAATCTGATTCTTTGTGAGAGTCGAGATAAATGTACCAATGGCCAGAAGACATCCCGCCTGCAGCAGCAGGCCGAGATAGCCAATGAGCAGCGGCTTCCAATCCGGATTCCCATATCGGAACAGAAAGATGAAGCTTAATCCGGTGAAGAAGAGCATAGAAGCGTACAGCGTCAGTGCCGCTAGCCATTTCCCAAGAATCACGTCAACATCGCGAATTGGAGAAGTCGTGAGCAGCTCAATGGTTCCGTTGCGCTTTTCTTCCGCGAAAAGCCGCATAGTGATGATCGGAATGAAGAACAATCCAATCACGCTGGTGTTGCTCAAGAGCGGGCTGATAACCCATTCGTTTACGCTCATCGGAAACATCTCGCCGCGCATCTGCTGTTCCATCCCAGCAAACACGAACATCCCTAACCTGGTCCAGAAGAAGTAACCAAAAATTACGGCAAACATCGTGAGCAGCAGCCACGCGATCGGCGATACGAAGTAGCTGCGCAGTTCTTTCTGAAAAATGATCCAGACGTTTCTCATGCCGTTTTCCCCTGGGCCACGCCTTTGGCCGCTTCAGATTCTTGTGCGGTGAGTTGCAGGAAGATCTCTTCCAGGCTTACGGCCGTAGGCCGCAGTTCGTTCAGATCCCAGCCCGACTCGACCACAGCCCGCGCCAGGTCGCCGCGAACGAATCCCTTCTGGCTCTCGACTTCCAAGCTCAGCCGGCTATCGCGAGTGTCCTTGAGCGACACACGGCTGACGCCGGAGACTCGCTCCAGACGCGAGCGAACGGTTGCAGAATCGAGATTGCCGTTGCGTCCGGCGATCTCCACCAGCATCGATTCGGCTCCGCGAGCGCGCGCCTGCAAGTTCTCGACCGAGTCGGTCGCCACCAGCTTGCCTTTGCTGATGATGATCACCTTCTCGCACGTCTGTTCCACTTCGGGGAGGATGTGCGTGCTGAGAATGATGGTGTGATCACCGGCCAAGCTGCGGATCAGATCGCGGGTTTCGTTGATCTGCTTGGGATCGAGTCCTGCGGTCGGCTCGTCGAGGATCAGCACGTCGGGATTATGGATGATCGCCTGCCCCAGTCCCACGCGCTGCCGATAGCCCTTCGAGAGCTTGCCGAGAAGCTTGTTACGCACGTCCGCGATCGAGCAACGCTCGCATGCGTAGTCAACGCGCTTGGAAAGTTCCTCCCCTCTGAGGCCTTTCAGCTTGCCGACAAACCGCAGATATTCCACGGTCTCCATTTCAAGATACAGAGGCGGAGTTTCCGGCAGGTATCCGACGCGTTTCTTAACTTCGAGCGGCTGCTCGAGGATGTCGAAGCCGGCGACGGTGGCTGTCCCAAGGCTCGGCGGCAGGAAGCACGTGAGCATGCGCATTGTGGTGGTCTTGCCCGCGCCGTTGGGACCGAGAAAGCCGACGATCTCTCCTTTTTGCACTTCAAAGGAGATGTGATCGACGGCAAGATTGCGGCTATATTTTTTTGTTAAGTCCTGAACTTGGATCATCGTGAGAATTTGCGACCGGCTTCGATTGAGGAGCGCCTGACTACTCGCCGTTGAAGCCGGCAAATTCGAAGAATTGAAATTCTGTGTACTACTTTAAAAACTTTCCGGCCAGAGCGCAACCAGCGCTGCTGGATTCAGCGTCATCTTGAAAGTTGCTATGCGAGACTTTGCCCCCCGGACGAAGAGGCGGCATGGCGCATCTGGGGGAATTCCTTTGTTCAGTATCACCATGCGTGTGCAAAAAAAGGCACAATGAGGGCGAGAATGCCGGCAGCAGCGGGCAAACGCGCGAACGTGAGAGCTTGCGCATGCGGATTTTAACCGAGTTCGACAATTCATCTTCGCTCCCGCAAAATAGTCAATGTCCATAACTTCCGACCGGGTTTTGGCCTCCCGCACGTTCGTAAATAGCTAAACAGGAATCATGATTTCCCTCGCCGACATCCGCGCCGCTCAGGAACGCATTCGTTCTTATGTTAAGCGAACAGCGACCGTTCGCAGTCGCACGCTGAGCGAGGTGCTTGGCGCGAGCGTCTATCTCAAGCTCGAGGTCTTTCAGACTACGGGCGCATTTAAGGTTCGAGGCGCCTTCAATAAGATTCTGGTTGAACTCGATTCCGCGCGAAACAACGGCGTGGTGGCTGTGAGCGGCGGGAACCACGCACAGGCTGTGGCCTACGCAGGAAAATTGCTTGGATGTCGCACTGTGATTCTCATGCTGCACACGACTCCGCGTAATTATCTTGATGCCACTCGTGGATACGGCGCGGAGGTCGTTCAATTCGACGATATTTCTCATGCATTCGCTAAAGCACGTGATTACGAGCGTGAAGGAATGCTGTTTGTGCATCCGTTTGACGACCCGTTGGTCATGGCAGGCCAGGGAACACTTGGACTCGAGATTCTCGAAGATGTTCCTGAGCTGACCGACGTATTCGTCAGCATCGGAGGCGGTGGATTGATGAGCGGCACAGCCGTCGCGATCCGATCACAGAAAAAAATTCGGCTTTGGGGAGTGGAGACCGAAGGCGCCGACGCAATGGCGCGCGCCCTTGATGCGGGTCAGCCGGTGGAGATTCGTCCGACATCGATTGCCAAGACACTCGGCGCGCCAGCGGTTTCCGAAACGACACTGGCCATTGCCAAAGAACATCTAGCCAGCATCACTGTGGTTTCCGACAAAGAAGCCATGAATGCGCTCGCGCTCTTGCTGGAGCGCACGAAGGTCCTCACCGAGCCGGCGGCGTCGTGCACCCTGGCTGCCGCTGTCCGAATGAAGCAGCACTTTCGGCCCGAGCATCATGTTGCTCTGATTCTCTGCGGCGGCAATCTTGGCCTGAACGACCTCTGCGAGTATCATGCGAAATTCCTGAAAAGCTGATACTCGGAGATCACATTTGAAAGCACTCAAAGTCTTTTTCCTTACCTCTGTCTTCATTTCCACGGCAGCATTTGGTCAGAGTTTCACGCTTGAGCAGGTGATGAGCTCGCCGTTTCCCACGCAGCTGACTGCGGCGAGTCACGCCAATGTCCTTGCCTGGGTGTTCAACAACAGAGGATCCGACAACGTGTGGATCGCCGCCGCGCCTGAATACGTCGGTCGCCAGGTCACGCATTACTCGGGCGATGACGGGCAGCGGATCGCTTCGCTGAAGCTGACGCCGGATGGCCGCACGGTCATCTACGCGCGCGGCTCGGAGTTAAACGACGCAGGACGCTCGGCGAATCCGTTGAGTCTTCCCGTACAACCGAAGCAGCAGGTGTGGACAGCCGCCGTCGAAAATGGCGAGCCGCGGCTACTGGGAGATATGGGTTGCGAGGAGGAAGGTTGCGAGGATATCCAGATTTCGCCAGATGGGCGCTACGCCGTATGGGAGACGAAGCACGAACTCTGGCTGGCTCCGGTGAATGCGCAAGGCGGCGTGACCGCAAAACAGCTCACAGATATCCGCGGTGAGCTCTCTTGGCCGCAGTGGTCGCCGGATGGAAAGCGCATTGCTTTTCGCGTAAATCGCCACTCGCATAGCCTCGTTGCCGTCGGCGATCTAAATCCCAATTTGGATCGGGTTTTTTCCGGTGACTCCATGAACAAGACGGAAGCTGCCGGCGCGGCAAAAAAGGAGCAGGCGCCGTTGCTTTCTGATGTGCACTACATTGCGCCAAGCACCGAACGCGATCGCTTTCCGCGGTGGTCTCCGGATGGACGCGAGATTGTGTTCATTCGCGCGCCGGGAGAGGAGAACCATTTGCCACTGATTCCGGTGCGGCCGACGCCCTGGTCGCTGTGGGTTGCGGACACGAATACGTACACGGCGCATTCGATATGGCAGAGCGGGCAAGGTCCGCGGGATTCTCTGCCGCCGTTTGCCGGCGAGTCGCTGCAGTTTGCCGGAGACCGCATCGTCTTCGTCTCCGAGCAGACGAATCGCAATCACCTCTACTCGATTCCCATTTCGGGTGGGCAAGCCATTGAGCTCACGCCGGGCGATTTCGACGTGGAAGACGTTACTCCGAACGAGAACGGCCGCACGACGATTTACTTTTCATCGAACCAGAACGATGTTGATCGCCGGCATCTCTGGAAGGTCGAGGCCAAAGGCGGAGCGCCGCAGCAGGCAATCACGCACGGGGAGACCATCGAATGGTCACCGGTGCTGAGCTCCGATGGGCAGGTATTCTGCCTCGGCTCGAGCGCAACGACACCCGCGCTGGCTTACCGCGTTACCAATTCGGGAAGAGAGTTGCTGGCGAAAGACGTCCTGCCGAAGGACTTCCCTTCGGCTCAGCTTGTGGTTCCAAAGCAGGTGATCTTCAAGAGCAGTGATGGATACACGATCCATGGACAGCTCTTTGTCCCGCGCAATCAAACCGGACGCGGCCCGGCGCTGATCTTCACCCATGGAGGACCGATGCGGCAGATGGTGCTCGGCTTCCATTACATGTACTACTACCACAACGCATATGCCGAGAATGAGTACCTGGCGAGCCTCGGCTACACCGTGCTTTCGGTGAATTACCGCCTTGGAATCATGTACGGTCACGATTTCCGCCAGCCTCCGAACAGCGTGTGGCGCGGCGCCTCGGAGTACAACGACGTGCTTGCAGGCGCGCATTATTTGGAGACTCTGCCCAACGTTGATTCGCAGCGCATCGGACTCTGGGGCGGTTCATACGGCGGATTTCTTACCGCAATGGGGTTGGCGCGCAATTCCGACATCTTCAAAGCGGGGGTGGATTTTCATGGCGTGCACGATTGGTCGATGTTCCTATCGCACTGGGAAGATGATGCCAACGCCGCACCTGACTTGAAAGACGCGCAGAAGCTTGCGTGGGAGTCTTCACCTGACTCCGCGATCGATAAATGGCGCTCGCCGGTGCTTCTCATCCAGGGAGATGATGACCGCAACGTTCCGTTCAATCAGACTGTGGACCTGGCCCAGCGGCTCAAAAAGCAAGGCGTCGAATATGAAGAGATCGTCTATCCCGACGAGATTCACGATCTGCTGCTTTGGCGCGATTGGGTAAATTCGTACAAAGCGGGCGCAACTTTTTTCGATCGAAAGTTAAAAGCCCACTAAATCGAAGAAGAGCGAACACGAAGGTCACGATGGTCAAAACAAAAGGTCACGAAGAACAATCGCCCCGTGACCTCTTTCGTTTACCTCCGTGACCTTCGTGTTCGCCTCTCGGGTTTACTTGCCCGTGTAGCTCACGCGCCAGATTGAGTTCGTTCCATCGTCGCTGACGAACAACGAGCCATCTTGTCCTACAGAGACACCCACAG
Proteins encoded in this window:
- a CDS encoding ABC transporter permease produces the protein MRNVWIIFQKELRSYFVSPIAWLLLTMFAVIFGYFFWTRLGMFVFAGMEQQMRGEMFPMSVNEWVISPLLSNTSVIGLFFIPIITMRLFAEEKRNGTIELLTTSPIRDVDVILGKWLAALTLYASMLFFTGLSFIFLFRYGNPDWKPLLIGYLGLLLQAGCLLAIGTFISTLTKNQIIAGAATFAICLMFWVFEWTSYETATWAKVLSYMSVTVHFESFARGVLELKDAVYYATLILIGLFFTARSMESLRWRS
- a CDS encoding ATP-binding cassette domain-containing protein; this encodes MIQVQDLTKKYSRNLAVDHISFEVQKGEIVGFLGPNGAGKTTTMRMLTCFLPPSLGTATVAGFDILEQPLEVKKRVGYLPETPPLYLEMETVEYLRFVGKLKGLRGEELSKRVDYACERCSIADVRNKLLGKLSKGYRQRVGLGQAIIHNPDVLILDEPTAGLDPKQINETRDLIRSLAGDHTIILSTHILPEVEQTCEKVIIISKGKLVATDSVENLQARARGAESMLVEIAGRNGNLDSATVRSRLERVSGVSRVSLKDTRDSRLSLEVESQKGFVRGDLARAVVESGWDLNELRPTAVSLEEIFLQLTAQESEAAKGVAQGKTA
- a CDS encoding threonine/serine dehydratase gives rise to the protein MISLADIRAAQERIRSYVKRTATVRSRTLSEVLGASVYLKLEVFQTTGAFKVRGAFNKILVELDSARNNGVVAVSGGNHAQAVAYAGKLLGCRTVILMLHTTPRNYLDATRGYGAEVVQFDDISHAFAKARDYEREGMLFVHPFDDPLVMAGQGTLGLEILEDVPELTDVFVSIGGGGLMSGTAVAIRSQKKIRLWGVETEGADAMARALDAGQPVEIRPTSIAKTLGAPAVSETTLAIAKEHLASITVVSDKEAMNALALLLERTKVLTEPAASCTLAAAVRMKQHFRPEHHVALILCGGNLGLNDLCEYHAKFLKS
- a CDS encoding prolyl oligopeptidase family serine peptidase, whose protein sequence is MKALKVFFLTSVFISTAAFGQSFTLEQVMSSPFPTQLTAASHANVLAWVFNNRGSDNVWIAAAPEYVGRQVTHYSGDDGQRIASLKLTPDGRTVIYARGSELNDAGRSANPLSLPVQPKQQVWTAAVENGEPRLLGDMGCEEEGCEDIQISPDGRYAVWETKHELWLAPVNAQGGVTAKQLTDIRGELSWPQWSPDGKRIAFRVNRHSHSLVAVGDLNPNLDRVFSGDSMNKTEAAGAAKKEQAPLLSDVHYIAPSTERDRFPRWSPDGREIVFIRAPGEENHLPLIPVRPTPWSLWVADTNTYTAHSIWQSGQGPRDSLPPFAGESLQFAGDRIVFVSEQTNRNHLYSIPISGGQAIELTPGDFDVEDVTPNENGRTTIYFSSNQNDVDRRHLWKVEAKGGAPQQAITHGETIEWSPVLSSDGQVFCLGSSATTPALAYRVTNSGRELLAKDVLPKDFPSAQLVVPKQVIFKSSDGYTIHGQLFVPRNQTGRGPALIFTHGGPMRQMVLGFHYMYYYHNAYAENEYLASLGYTVLSVNYRLGIMYGHDFRQPPNSVWRGASEYNDVLAGAHYLETLPNVDSQRIGLWGGSYGGFLTAMGLARNSDIFKAGVDFHGVHDWSMFLSHWEDDANAAPDLKDAQKLAWESSPDSAIDKWRSPVLLIQGDDDRNVPFNQTVDLAQRLKKQGVEYEEIVYPDEIHDLLLWRDWVNSYKAGATFFDRKLKAH